From the Exiguobacterium aurantiacum genome, one window contains:
- a CDS encoding helix-turn-helix domain-containing protein encodes MDVGQKIKRLRVKKGLTQEELAERTDLSKGYISQIERDLSSPSLETLFDLLEVLGCSPKEFFDEEMFQKVSYTADDRTVYADEERKYRTEWLIPESNEKEMEPILLRFSKHGEFKRYEPSRSETFVYVLSGRVALKLGHHTYFAKAGETLYYVASDSHQLVNDYDGESECLIVATHSYL; translated from the coding sequence TTGGACGTCGGTCAAAAAATCAAACGGCTCCGCGTCAAGAAAGGGTTGACGCAAGAAGAGTTGGCCGAGCGCACGGATTTGAGTAAAGGCTATATCTCTCAAATCGAGCGTGATTTGAGTTCACCTTCGCTTGAGACGCTATTCGACTTGTTAGAAGTGCTCGGTTGCTCGCCGAAAGAGTTCTTCGATGAAGAGATGTTTCAAAAAGTGAGCTATACCGCAGACGACCGGACCGTGTATGCCGATGAGGAACGAAAATACCGGACCGAGTGGCTCATCCCGGAATCGAACGAAAAAGAGATGGAGCCGATTTTGCTGAGATTCTCTAAACATGGGGAATTCAAGCGTTACGAGCCTTCCCGTTCCGAGACGTTCGTCTACGTTTTGTCAGGGCGGGTTGCCCTCAAGCTCGGCCATCACACGTACTTCGCAAAAGCCGGAGAAACGTTATATTATGTCGCCTCCGATTCGCATCAACTCGTCAATGACTATGACGGCGAGAGTGAATGTTTAATCGTCGCGACCCATTCATATTTATAA
- a CDS encoding YfhJ family protein, protein MNRTEQYERLAEILKQKNDVLSELEALTWVEVLWEDFETTLARAGEPYPGEAKSFQYVMQQIDAYGPQLHLFQTKNEKFKHLMSKRDIH, encoded by the coding sequence ATGAACCGGACCGAACAATACGAGCGCTTGGCTGAAATCTTGAAACAGAAGAACGATGTCTTGAGCGAGCTCGAGGCGTTGACGTGGGTTGAAGTGCTGTGGGAGGATTTTGAGACGACGCTCGCCCGTGCCGGCGAACCGTATCCTGGGGAAGCAAAATCGTTCCAATACGTCATGCAACAGATTGATGCGTACGGACCCCAGCTCCACTTGTTCCAAACGAAAAATGAGAAGTTCAAACACTTGATGTCCAAACGCGACATCCATTAA
- a CDS encoding YfhH family protein, which produces MEKRLSDLSKYELEQEIRALHERKRKAEQMGMVSEIEVVLRRIAIAESYLIDPNSFKPGATYIVNYNERPFRLKFVNGVMGWGTFEGETAEHAIPLSELSEVKA; this is translated from the coding sequence ATGGAAAAACGATTGAGTGATTTATCGAAATATGAGCTCGAACAAGAGATTCGGGCGCTCCATGAGCGGAAGCGGAAAGCTGAACAGATGGGCATGGTCAGTGAAATCGAGGTCGTCTTGCGACGGATCGCGATTGCCGAGAGTTACTTGATCGACCCGAACTCGTTCAAGCCGGGGGCGACGTATATCGTCAACTATAACGAGCGCCCGTTCCGATTGAAGTTTGTGAACGGTGTTATGGGCTGGGGGACATTCGAAGGCGAGACGGCTGAGCATGCGATTCCGCTCTCGGAGCTGTCGGAGGTGAAAGCATGA
- a CDS encoding RtcB family protein, whose translation MEIIGKHNRAKVFNERIDDMTRAQIQTLVDQPFTAGASIRIMPDMHAGKGSVVGTTMTIHDKVVPNLVGVDLGCGMLCTEIKAKRIDFQRLDDVIHQYVPSGMNIRDAAHPYASELPLEDVRAPYKLDRALRSVGTLGSGNHFIEVNRDEAGRTFLVIHSGSRHLGVQIADHYQQLAVEHMMKTVDIRDEIERMKATGRQQDISAYLETEREARKRFRDLAYVEGEAMGDYMHDVRIAQQYAAANRLAMTDVIVEAMSWNVVDQFDTVHNYIDHDAMILRKGAISARDGERVIIPMNMRDGSLICTGKGNPDWNFSGPHGAGRVMSRSAARKRVDFNEFKKSMVGVWSSSVRPSTVDESPFVYKSMKEIVRYIEPAVTIDQVIKPLYNFKAN comes from the coding sequence ATGGAGATTATCGGAAAGCATAACCGGGCCAAAGTGTTCAATGAACGGATTGACGATATGACGCGGGCCCAAATCCAAACACTCGTTGACCAACCGTTCACAGCGGGTGCCTCGATTCGAATTATGCCGGACATGCATGCCGGCAAAGGCTCGGTCGTCGGGACGACGATGACGATTCACGACAAGGTCGTGCCGAACCTTGTCGGGGTCGACCTCGGGTGCGGCATGCTCTGCACGGAGATCAAAGCGAAACGAATCGACTTTCAACGGCTCGACGACGTCATCCATCAATACGTACCGAGCGGGATGAATATCCGGGATGCGGCACACCCGTATGCCTCCGAGCTCCCGCTCGAGGACGTGCGGGCGCCGTATAAACTGGACCGGGCCCTCCGCTCGGTCGGCACGCTCGGCTCGGGCAATCACTTCATCGAAGTGAACCGCGACGAAGCCGGACGCACGTTTCTCGTCATCCACTCCGGCTCACGCCACCTCGGTGTCCAAATCGCCGACCATTATCAACAGTTGGCGGTCGAGCACATGATGAAAACGGTCGACATTCGAGACGAGATTGAACGGATGAAGGCAACGGGGCGGCAGCAGGACATCTCGGCCTATCTCGAGACGGAGCGCGAGGCACGGAAACGTTTCCGCGACCTCGCCTACGTCGAAGGGGAAGCGATGGGAGATTATATGCACGACGTGCGTATCGCACAGCAATATGCGGCCGCCAACCGTCTTGCCATGACCGATGTCATCGTCGAGGCGATGAGCTGGAACGTCGTTGACCAATTCGATACGGTCCACAATTATATCGACCACGACGCGATGATCCTTCGGAAAGGGGCCATCTCGGCGCGTGACGGGGAGCGGGTCATCATTCCGATGAACATGCGCGACGGCTCGCTCATCTGTACCGGCAAGGGCAACCCGGACTGGAACTTCTCGGGACCACACGGCGCGGGACGGGTCATGTCACGCTCGGCCGCGCGAAAACGCGTCGACTTCAACGAATTTAAAAAGTCGATGGTAGGTGTCTGGTCGAGTTCGGTCCGACCGTCGACGGTTGACGAGTCACCGTTCGTCTATAAGTCGATGAAAGAAATCGTCCGTTATATCGAGCCGGCCGTCACCATCGATCAAGTCATCAAACCGCTCTACAACTTCAAGGCGAACTGA